A single window of Cetobacterium sp. 8H DNA harbors:
- a CDS encoding aldehyde ferredoxin oxidoreductase, translated as MNKSYGWAGKLLRVNLTAGKITTEPTSKYKDFIGGMGIGYKVIFDEVPAGTKAFDEANKIVFAVGPLTGSGAPSSSRTNITSLFPSNPYNAVGDSHMGGNFAAQLKYAGYDAIIIEGKSNRPVWLKIDNDKVTLEDASKVWGKGIKDTTAQLASVMGKDSSIAAIGQAGENMVNLSVIMNGLSHSAGGHGGILGSKMLKAIGVRGNRAVNIAGKGRELLKLNNYMMKDLIGANNQHVVPSTPQPWAEFSHKGSRWTAREGLTWGAAEGGPIETGIAAAGDVNRVGYRTMKATFDLGPSAEKYTVRMGGCQSCPIRCMSQLRIPKLEEYGLSPYVANSCMGYFSPQRVMFKGNKDIEEKGDGKMFAAAIGASLADDYGVWCNYGLLGTDLKHGYESGIFKKVLPADEYNSIPWNLLEEKDPAFLIDFYRRIAFKEGELAHLGDGAYWVAKRWDFGDDYWNNVKYGLWSKLGFPKHHSNETNGQVGSLISCMFNRDAQSHTLVNLVGSGLPIEIQKEVVAEIVGSPDGIDPQLNYTPMNEYKARLAKWAIIKNCLHDSLTLCNWMWPMTVSPHKSRNYRGDLALESKFMTVVTGENYTEQSLDLAAERIFTLHRALTVKNMNTVDMRNEHDGMTDWVFDKDPDIKAFTPGTDKMDREDMQVALTMFYKEMGWDEKTGAPTRATLERLGLGDVANQLAKLNLLPA; from the coding sequence ATGAATAAATCATACGGATGGGCAGGAAAACTACTGAGAGTAAACCTGACAGCAGGGAAAATAACAACAGAACCAACATCTAAATATAAAGATTTTATAGGTGGAATGGGAATAGGGTATAAAGTTATCTTTGATGAAGTTCCAGCTGGAACAAAAGCTTTTGATGAAGCAAATAAAATAGTATTTGCAGTAGGACCATTAACAGGTTCTGGAGCTCCTTCAAGTTCTAGAACAAATATTACGTCACTATTTCCATCAAATCCTTATAATGCGGTAGGAGATTCACATATGGGTGGAAATTTTGCTGCTCAATTAAAATATGCAGGATATGATGCAATAATAATAGAAGGTAAATCAAATAGACCAGTATGGTTAAAAATAGATAATGATAAAGTTACTCTAGAAGATGCGTCAAAAGTTTGGGGTAAAGGTATAAAAGATACAACAGCACAATTGGCATCTGTAATGGGAAAAGATTCATCAATTGCTGCAATAGGTCAAGCTGGAGAAAACATGGTTAATCTTTCTGTTATCATGAATGGACTTAGTCACTCAGCAGGAGGACATGGTGGAATTCTTGGTTCTAAAATGTTAAAAGCTATTGGGGTAAGAGGAAACCGAGCTGTTAATATTGCAGGAAAAGGTAGAGAACTACTAAAACTAAATAACTATATGATGAAAGATTTAATAGGAGCAAACAATCAGCACGTTGTTCCAAGTACTCCTCAACCTTGGGCTGAATTTAGCCACAAAGGAAGTAGATGGACAGCAAGAGAAGGATTAACTTGGGGAGCAGCAGAAGGTGGACCAATAGAAACAGGTATAGCAGCTGCAGGGGATGTAAATAGAGTAGGTTATAGAACTATGAAGGCAACATTTGATTTAGGGCCATCAGCAGAAAAATATACAGTTAGAATGGGTGGATGCCAATCTTGTCCGATTAGATGTATGAGTCAACTTAGAATTCCTAAATTAGAAGAGTATGGATTATCTCCTTATGTAGCAAATTCATGCATGGGATATTTCTCTCCTCAAAGAGTTATGTTTAAAGGAAACAAAGATATTGAAGAAAAAGGTGACGGAAAAATGTTCGCAGCAGCTATAGGAGCCTCTTTAGCTGATGATTACGGAGTATGGTGTAACTATGGACTTTTAGGAACAGATTTAAAACATGGATATGAGAGTGGAATCTTTAAAAAAGTTCTTCCAGCTGATGAATATAACTCTATTCCTTGGAACCTTTTAGAAGAGAAAGATCCAGCATTCTTAATAGATTTTTATAGAAGAATAGCTTTTAAAGAAGGAGAGTTAGCTCACCTTGGAGATGGAGCTTACTGGGTAGCAAAAAGATGGGATTTCGGAGATGATTACTGGAATAATGTTAAGTATGGACTATGGTCAAAATTAGGATTCCCTAAACATCATTCAAATGAAACAAATGGACAAGTTGGATCACTAATCAGTTGTATGTTTAATAGAGATGCTCAGAGTCACACTCTAGTAAACTTAGTAGGAAGTGGATTACCAATAGAGATTCAAAAAGAAGTAGTTGCTGAAATTGTAGGATCTCCAGATGGAATAGATCCACAACTTAACTATACTCCGATGAATGAGTATAAGGCAAGACTAGCAAAATGGGCAATTATAAAGAACTGTTTACACGATTCATTAACTCTTTGTAACTGGATGTGGCCAATGACAGTATCACCTCATAAATCTAGAAATTATAGAGGAGACCTAGCTTTAGAGTCTAAATTCATGACTGTTGTAACAGGAGAGAACTATACAGAGCAGAGTCTAGATTTAGCTGCTGAAAGAATATTCACTCTTCATAGAGCATTAACAGTAAAGAATATGAATACTGTTGATATGAGAAACGAGCATGATGGAATGACTGATTGGGTATTTGATAAAGATCCTGATATAAAAGCATTCACTCCTGGAACTGATAAGATGGATAGAGAAGATATGCAAGTTGCATTGACAATGTTCTATAAAGAAATGGGATGGGATGAGAAGACAGGTGCGCCAACAAGAGCGACATTAGAAAGATTGGGTCTAGGAGATGTAGCTAATCAACTAGCAAAATTAAACTTATTACCAGCATAA
- the fdhD gene encoding formate dehydrogenase accessory sulfurtransferase FdhD — MIKKSNVCDEAPVEMKVNGEKLVTFMCTPSDLTDLAVGHLYTRGILKNKSEIMSIAACKDLKMIAAFVSGKIQDEVFTIPKVVLSGCGSGALFDEKVMNKEAIVFNKTIDMDRIKKVTRDMMDGAIMYKTSGGMHCAGIGNPEGKFLVREDIGRHNAVDKVIGAAINKEFLLEESIIVTTGRLSLDMVLKAVGAKIPVVASLSIPSSLSVELAEKLGICLIGRIGSLNPVIYTYENRIKK, encoded by the coding sequence ATGATAAAGAAAAGTAACGTATGTGATGAAGCTCCTGTTGAAATGAAGGTAAATGGTGAAAAGCTAGTTACGTTTATGTGTACTCCAAGCGATTTAACAGATTTAGCAGTAGGACATCTTTACACAAGAGGAATTTTAAAAAATAAAAGTGAAATTATGAGTATTGCAGCTTGTAAAGATTTAAAAATGATAGCGGCATTTGTATCTGGAAAAATTCAAGATGAAGTTTTTACAATTCCAAAAGTAGTTTTAAGTGGATGTGGGAGTGGAGCTCTTTTTGATGAAAAAGTAATGAATAAAGAAGCTATTGTTTTTAATAAAACTATAGATATGGATAGAATAAAAAAGGTTACAAGAGACATGATGGATGGAGCGATAATGTATAAAACGAGTGGTGGAATGCATTGTGCAGGAATAGGAAATCCCGAAGGTAAATTTTTAGTTAGAGAAGATATAGGAAGACATAATGCCGTTGATAAAGTGATTGGTGCAGCCATAAATAAGGAATTTTTATTAGAGGAATCAATTATAGTAACAACAGGAAGACTGTCTTTAGATATGGTATTAAAAGCTGTTGGAGCAAAAATACCTGTGGTAGCTTCTCTTAGTATTCCAAGTAGTTTATCTGTAGAATTAGCAGAAAAGCTGGGGATATGTTTAATTGGAAGAATAGGAAGTTTAAATCCTGTTATTTATACGTATGAAAATAGAATAAAAAAGTAG
- a CDS encoding twin-arginine translocase TatA/TatE family subunit: MFGRLGPFELILILCIALVIFGPSKLPEIGKSLGKAIKEFKGHANDITKDIDPNTPPKDEEKK; this comes from the coding sequence ATGTTTGGAAGATTAGGACCATTTGAATTAATATTAATTTTATGTATAGCACTAGTTATTTTTGGACCATCAAAATTACCTGAAATAGGAAAATCTTTAGGAAAAGCAATAAAAGAGTTTAAAGGGCATGCAAACGATATTACAAAGGATATAGATCCAAATACACCTCCAAAAGATGAGGAGAAAAAGTGA
- the tatC gene encoding twin-arginine translocase subunit TatC translates to MKRNNLTMLGHLAELRKRLTIIVIANLILTFICYEYSNKLVQLFLDMNKNMRLVYLTPPELFLAYLKISLIAGVIIASPITILQIWIFISPGLYKKERAGIIGTFIAGLLFFMTGGLFAYKVVLPTMLEFFQKFQTEEIAQMISVGSYLDFVLSIIFTFGIVFEMPVLAALLAKLKLIKAKTLKKKQPVMILIIFIIAAIMTPPDIVSQIMLAVPMILLLQLSIGICWLINKYQED, encoded by the coding sequence GTGAAAAGAAATAATTTAACTATGCTTGGACACTTAGCAGAGTTGAGAAAAAGATTAACAATCATAGTTATAGCAAATTTAATATTAACTTTTATTTGTTATGAGTATTCAAATAAATTAGTCCAGTTATTTTTAGATATGAATAAAAATATGAGGCTAGTTTATTTAACACCACCAGAATTATTTTTAGCTTATTTAAAGATATCTTTAATAGCTGGAGTTATAATAGCATCGCCGATAACAATTCTTCAAATTTGGATTTTTATTTCTCCAGGATTATATAAAAAAGAAAGAGCAGGGATTATTGGAACATTTATCGCAGGACTCTTATTTTTTATGACTGGAGGACTATTTGCTTATAAAGTAGTTTTACCAACAATGTTAGAATTTTTCCAAAAGTTTCAAACCGAAGAGATAGCTCAAATGATATCAGTAGGATCATACTTAGATTTTGTTTTAAGTATTATATTCACTTTTGGAATTGTTTTCGAAATGCCTGTTTTAGCAGCATTACTAGCAAAATTAAAACTAATAAAAGCAAAAACATTAAAAAAGAAACAACCGGTAATGATATTGATAATATTTATAATAGCTGCAATAATGACACCACCAGATATAGTTTCTCAAATAATGTTAGCAGTTCCTATGATCTTATTATTACAACTTAGTATAGGAATTTGCTGGTTGATAAATAAATATCAGGAGGATTAA
- a CDS encoding molybdopterin molybdotransferase MoeA, producing MKFFKTVSLDMAFNEILDKNRIVLKTEKIEIENSLGRVLAEDIYSELDLPSFNRSTVDGYAVKVKDVFGASDFSPVPLNLKGTVVMGQKSEHILESGSCVYIPTGGMLPEGADGVVMIEDCEFLGDEILINKGISNYSNLILKGSEIQKNQKIISKGERITSGHIGVLASIGRKEIEIFEKIKFSIISTGDEVVSIGSTLKIGEVYDINTHIFSSLIEEGAGEVVHKFLVKDSLELLSKNLKDALEKSHVVLISGGSSVGMKDFTEKAIESIGGEIFIHGMAIKPGKPTIVATYKDKFIFGMPGHPQSGVNVFRVLVEKIFLNRHRTVVLGKLTENLYGDPGKTCFVNVSLLYTEDGIKVQPFQSKSSMIRPVLDACGFISIPDHREGLYAGEIVEVILNGK from the coding sequence ATGAAATTTTTTAAAACAGTAAGCTTAGATATGGCTTTTAATGAAATATTAGATAAAAATAGAATTGTATTAAAAACAGAAAAAATAGAAATAGAAAACTCTCTGGGGAGAGTTTTAGCTGAAGATATATATTCAGAGTTAGATTTACCATCATTTAATAGATCTACAGTGGATGGATATGCTGTAAAAGTAAAAGATGTTTTTGGTGCTAGTGACTTTTCTCCAGTACCTCTAAATTTAAAAGGAACTGTTGTGATGGGTCAAAAAAGTGAGCATATCTTAGAGAGTGGAAGTTGTGTGTATATTCCTACTGGCGGGATGCTTCCAGAAGGTGCAGATGGTGTTGTAATGATAGAAGATTGTGAGTTTCTAGGTGATGAAATCCTTATAAATAAAGGCATTTCAAATTATTCAAACCTTATTTTAAAAGGAAGTGAAATTCAGAAAAATCAAAAGATTATTTCTAAAGGAGAAAGAATAACTTCTGGTCATATAGGTGTTTTAGCATCTATTGGAAGAAAAGAAATAGAGATATTTGAAAAAATAAAATTTTCAATAATATCAACAGGAGATGAAGTTGTTTCTATAGGAAGTACTTTAAAAATTGGAGAAGTATATGATATAAATACTCATATTTTTAGCTCTCTAATAGAAGAAGGAGCCGGAGAGGTAGTTCATAAATTTTTAGTTAAAGATAGTTTAGAGCTATTATCAAAAAATTTAAAAGATGCTTTAGAAAAATCACATGTAGTTTTAATTTCAGGTGGAAGCTCTGTAGGAATGAAAGATTTCACAGAGAAAGCGATTGAAAGTATAGGTGGAGAGATATTTATACATGGGATGGCAATAAAGCCAGGGAAACCAACAATTGTAGCTACCTATAAGGATAAGTTTATATTTGGAATGCCAGGACATCCTCAATCAGGAGTGAATGTTTTTAGAGTTTTAGTAGAAAAAATATTTTTAAATAGACATAGAACAGTCGTTTTGGGAAAATTAACTGAAAATTTATATGGAGATCCTGGAAAAACATGTTTTGTTAATGTGAGCTTACTATACACTGAAGATGGAATAAAAGTTCAACCTTTTCAAAGTAAATCTTCAATGATTAGACCTGTTTTGGACGCATGTGGATTTATATCTATTCCTGATCATAGAGAGGGACTATATGCCGGAGAAATTGTGGAGGTTATATTAAATGGAAAATAG
- a CDS encoding molybdopterin biosynthesis protein, producing MENRNIYIDNIDVEKALSIFFQSLEINLQEEKISVLDSIGRVTSQAVFAKRCSPTYSASAMDGILIFAEKTAEASEVNPIYLKENEDFIFVNTGNPIDYNLGDSVIMIEEVISLEDGLYKIIKSSRPWQHIRPVGEDIIEGEMIIKSNHKIAPQDLGALISAGILEIDVIKKPKVAIIATGDEVIDIFKEDYKEKSVIDCNSYVFSAQIKEWGGVPEILPKLKDDLTYIKEKLSSIVKDFDLILINAGSSAGSKDYTKSVIEDLGEVVVHGVAIKPGKPTILGNVDGKPVIGIPGYPVSAFLAMDIFIKPLMEKLTQISKEDTFVEGILSKTIVSSLKHKELVRVTLHYSEGKYIVNPLARGAGITTSLSKADGILEIPKEVEGIRGGEVVKVKLLKPLKEIKDYLISVGSHDVIMDLIGDKIKLCSTHTGSFGGILAIKQRNTHIAPIHILDEDSGVYNIAAVKKYFPNEEMLLIKGVKRVQGLMVTKDNPLNIRELNDIISKKLRYVNRQRGAGTRILLDYLLKKDNIENETLNGYDREANTHLEVAMAIKSGTADVGLGIKEAAIIAGLDFIPILDEDYDFLVNPKMVDSDKIKEFIAFLKSDYFINKINDLDGYSAINSGEVITV from the coding sequence ATGGAAAATAGAAATATATACATTGATAATATTGATGTTGAAAAAGCATTAAGTATATTTTTTCAAAGTTTAGAAATAAACCTTCAAGAGGAAAAAATATCGGTATTAGATTCGATAGGAAGAGTTACTTCACAGGCAGTTTTTGCTAAAAGATGTTCACCAACATATTCAGCTAGTGCAATGGATGGGATACTGATATTTGCTGAAAAAACAGCAGAAGCTTCAGAAGTTAATCCAATTTATTTAAAAGAAAATGAAGATTTTATCTTCGTAAATACAGGGAACCCAATAGATTATAACCTTGGAGACAGTGTAATAATGATTGAAGAGGTTATTTCCTTAGAAGATGGATTATATAAAATAATTAAAAGTTCTAGGCCATGGCAGCATATAAGACCTGTTGGTGAAGATATTATAGAAGGTGAAATGATTATAAAATCGAATCATAAAATAGCACCTCAAGATTTAGGTGCACTTATTTCTGCTGGAATTTTAGAGATAGATGTTATAAAAAAACCAAAAGTAGCTATAATAGCAACAGGTGATGAGGTTATAGATATCTTCAAAGAAGATTATAAGGAAAAATCAGTAATTGATTGTAACTCTTATGTTTTTTCAGCTCAAATAAAAGAATGGGGTGGAGTTCCAGAAATATTACCAAAGTTAAAAGATGATTTAACTTATATAAAAGAAAAGTTAAGTTCAATTGTAAAAGATTTTGATTTAATATTGATAAATGCAGGATCATCAGCTGGAAGCAAAGATTATACAAAAAGTGTAATAGAAGATTTAGGAGAAGTAGTTGTACATGGTGTAGCAATAAAACCTGGGAAACCAACAATATTAGGGAATGTGGATGGAAAACCTGTAATTGGAATACCGGGATATCCAGTTTCAGCATTTTTAGCTATGGATATTTTTATCAAACCCTTAATGGAAAAATTGACACAAATTTCTAAAGAGGATACTTTTGTAGAAGGTATTTTATCTAAAACGATTGTTTCGTCTTTAAAGCATAAAGAACTTGTAAGAGTAACACTACATTACTCGGAGGGCAAGTATATAGTAAATCCTTTAGCTAGAGGAGCAGGAATTACAACTAGTCTTTCTAAAGCGGATGGAATCTTAGAAATTCCAAAAGAAGTTGAAGGAATAAGAGGTGGAGAAGTAGTAAAAGTTAAACTTTTAAAACCTTTAAAAGAGATTAAAGATTATCTTATATCTGTTGGAAGTCATGATGTCATAATGGATTTAATCGGTGATAAAATCAAATTATGTTCAACTCATACTGGAAGTTTTGGAGGAATATTAGCAATAAAACAAAGAAATACTCATATAGCACCTATACATATATTAGATGAGGATTCTGGTGTATACAATATAGCAGCAGTAAAAAAATATTTTCCAAATGAAGAGATGCTATTGATAAAAGGTGTTAAGCGTGTTCAAGGACTAATGGTTACAAAAGACAACCCTCTTAATATAAGAGAGTTAAATGATATTATTTCAAAAAAATTGAGATATGTTAACCGTCAAAGAGGTGCGGGAACAAGAATTCTTTTAGACTATCTATTAAAAAAAGACAATATAGAAAATGAAACTTTAAATGGTTATGACAGAGAAGCAAATACACATTTAGAAGTAGCAATGGCTATAAAAAGTGGAACTGCAGATGTAGGACTAGGAATAAAAGAGGCTGCAATTATTGCAGGTTTAGATTTTATTCCAATATTAGATGAAGACTACGATTTTTTAGTTAATCCTAAAATGGTTGATTCAGATAAAATAAAGGAGTTCATAGCATTCTTAAAATCGGATTATTTTATAAATAAAATAAATGATTTAGATGGATATTCAGCTATAAATTCAGGTGAAGTTATCACTGTATAA
- the panF gene encoding sodium/pantothenate symporter, producing the protein MLILLPIIIYLCVMLGVAWKVNEIKHRDDVNFMEEYFIGSRNMGGFVLAMTIIATYIGASSFIGGPGVAYKLGLGWVLLACIQTPTAFLTLGILGKRLAIISRKIGGVTITDLLRARYKNDIVVILGSVIMLIFFIGTIVANFVGGARLFESVTGLPYIVGLIIFSFVIITYTTIGGFRAVALTDAIQGCVMLIASGILFFTILKTGGGMENIMRTIQQTNPQMLTPDSGGAIAKPFILSFWMLVGVAILGLPATTVRCMGFKNSKSMHNAMIIGTSVVGVLMLIMHLIGVMGLAISPGITVGDKIIPSLAINNLHPILAGVFIGGPLAAIMSTVDSFLILSSATIVKDLYINYINPNPDDNKVKKISLFTSLFIGLIVFFLSLNPPELLVWINLFALAGQESAFFCPIILGLYWKRANAVGAISSMIFGVASYIYFSVFKINFSGMHQIVPVIFMSIIVFVIGSYLGEKPDDETIDTFFNI; encoded by the coding sequence ATGCTTATACTTTTACCTATTATCATTTACCTTTGTGTAATGCTAGGAGTTGCATGGAAGGTCAATGAGATAAAGCATCGTGATGATGTTAACTTTATGGAAGAATACTTTATTGGTAGTAGAAATATGGGTGGTTTTGTTTTAGCCATGACTATTATTGCTACATACATTGGTGCTAGCTCTTTTATTGGTGGCCCTGGTGTCGCTTATAAGCTCGGATTAGGGTGGGTCTTACTAGCATGTATACAAACGCCAACGGCTTTTTTAACTCTTGGTATTTTAGGAAAGAGACTGGCTATTATCTCTAGAAAAATTGGAGGAGTAACCATTACTGATCTTCTAAGAGCTCGATATAAAAATGATATCGTTGTTATTCTTGGATCTGTAATCATGCTTATCTTTTTTATAGGAACTATTGTTGCAAACTTTGTAGGTGGAGCTAGACTTTTTGAAAGTGTTACTGGTCTTCCTTATATTGTAGGACTTATAATATTTTCATTTGTTATAATCACATATACTACTATTGGTGGCTTTAGAGCTGTAGCTCTTACAGATGCTATTCAAGGTTGTGTTATGTTAATTGCTTCTGGAATTTTATTTTTCACCATTTTAAAAACTGGTGGTGGAATGGAAAATATAATGAGAACAATCCAACAAACAAATCCACAGATGCTAACACCAGATTCTGGTGGAGCTATTGCTAAACCATTTATCTTATCGTTTTGGATGTTAGTTGGTGTTGCTATTCTGGGATTACCAGCTACAACTGTTCGTTGTATGGGCTTTAAAAATAGTAAGTCTATGCACAACGCAATGATTATAGGAACTTCTGTTGTTGGTGTTTTAATGCTGATTATGCATTTGATAGGTGTTATGGGGCTAGCTATATCTCCTGGAATAACTGTTGGAGATAAAATTATCCCATCACTTGCAATAAATAACCTACACCCTATTCTAGCTGGTGTTTTTATTGGGGGGCCACTTGCTGCTATAATGTCAACTGTGGATTCTTTCCTAATACTTTCATCCGCTACAATTGTAAAAGATTTATATATAAACTATATCAATCCTAATCCTGATGATAACAAAGTAAAAAAGATTTCTTTATTCACATCACTTTTTATTGGATTGATTGTATTTTTTCTATCTCTTAATCCTCCAGAACTTTTAGTTTGGATTAATTTATTTGCTCTTGCTGGACAAGAATCCGCGTTCTTTTGTCCTATTATTTTGGGATTATATTGGAAAAGAGCTAATGCTGTTGGGGCGATATCATCAATGATATTTGGAGTTGCTTCATATATCTACTTCTCAGTTTTTAAAATTAACTTCTCTGGAATGCACCAAATAGTTCCTGTAATATTTATGAGTATTATTGTTTTTGTTATTGGTTCTTATCTTGGTGAAAAACCAGATGATGAAACAATAGATACATTTTTCAATATTTAA
- a CDS encoding YhdT family protein, whose amino-acid sequence MKNLKQLNKEAIITCLLYFFYFAWWYYFAYIYKSGSNDFIFGLPSWFFYSCVLGLVIINILVFLAVKFFFKDIDLD is encoded by the coding sequence ATGAAAAATTTAAAACAATTAAATAAAGAGGCTATTATTACTTGCTTACTTTATTTTTTTTACTTTGCTTGGTGGTATTATTTTGCATACATCTATAAATCTGGATCTAATGACTTTATTTTTGGTTTACCTAGTTGGTTCTTCTATTCATGTGTTTTAGGTTTAGTTATTATAAACATTCTTGTTTTTTTAGCTGTAAAATTTTTTTTCAAAGATATAGATTTAGATTAG
- a CDS encoding FprA family A-type flavoprotein, with protein MHYHAPVTKKVFWIGTNDRKTERFENYLPLPQGVAYNSYLINDEKTCIIDTVDFSTAGLFIEKINGILKGKPLDYIIVNHMEPDHSGSLGDVIEYFPEAKIVGNVITLKMIKAFMPTFDETKFLCIKEGDTLNLGTHVLTFAMVPMVHWPESMVTYDTTDKILFSNDAFGSFGTLDGGIFDDEINFSFYESEMRRYYANIVGKYGPQVLNAIKKLGGLEIKYICPSHGILWRKDVSVVINHFANWASFTPEEEGVVIVYGTLYGTTAKMANVIARELSWNGIKNIKIYDASKTDHSYIISDIWKYKGLIIGSAAHNNDVYPVLHGLLHKLKNYGLKNRYLGIFGNMLWSGGGVRGIQAFADSLPGLELVAEPVESKGEPTLEDQKKLEHIAKVMAEKLKSERA; from the coding sequence ATGCATTACCATGCACCTGTTACAAAAAAAGTTTTTTGGATTGGAACTAACGATAGAAAAACTGAAAGATTTGAAAATTATTTACCGTTACCACAAGGAGTTGCTTATAACTCTTATTTAATAAATGATGAAAAAACATGTATAATCGATACAGTAGATTTTTCTACTGCTGGTTTATTCATTGAGAAAATAAACGGAATATTAAAGGGTAAACCACTAGATTATATCATCGTTAATCATATGGAGCCCGACCATTCTGGTTCTTTAGGAGATGTTATTGAATATTTCCCTGAAGCTAAAATTGTTGGAAACGTTATTACTTTAAAAATGATAAAAGCATTTATGCCTACATTTGATGAAACAAAATTTTTATGCATAAAAGAGGGAGATACTTTAAATTTAGGTACTCATGTTTTAACTTTTGCTATGGTTCCTATGGTTCACTGGCCTGAATCTATGGTTACATATGATACAACAGATAAAATTCTTTTCTCTAATGATGCTTTTGGAAGTTTTGGTACTTTAGACGGAGGTATTTTCGATGATGAAATAAACTTCTCTTTCTATGAAAGTGAAATGAGAAGATATTATGCTAATATTGTTGGAAAATATGGTCCTCAAGTTTTAAATGCAATTAAAAAATTAGGTGGATTAGAAATTAAATATATCTGTCCTTCTCATGGAATTTTATGGAGAAAAGATGTTTCTGTAGTTATTAACCACTTCGCTAACTGGGCAAGTTTTACTCCAGAAGAAGAAGGTGTAGTTATAGTATATGGTACTCTTTATGGAACTACAGCTAAGATGGCTAACGTTATAGCTAGAGAACTTTCTTGGAATGGAATTAAAAATATAAAAATATATGATGCTTCTAAAACTGATCACTCATACATTATAAGTGATATTTGGAAATACAAAGGACTTATTATTGGATCTGCAGCGCACAACAATGACGTTTATCCTGTTTTACATGGGCTTTTACATAAACTTAAAAACTATGGTTTAAAAAATAGATATTTAGGAATCTTTGGAAACATGCTTTGGAGTGGTGGAGGAGTAAGAGGTATTCAAGCTTTTGCTGATTCGCTTCCTGGCTTAGAACTTGTCGCTGAACCTGTTGAATCAAAAGGAGAACCAACTCTAGAAGATCAAAAGAAATTAGAGCATATCGCTAAAGTTATGGCTGAAAAATTAAAAAGCGAAAGAGCATAA